From the genome of uncultured Methanobacterium sp.:
TTCCCAATGAACTTTTATTTAAAAATTTAGAAGACTCACCATTAAATGAATCTGAAAAGATGCTATCAGAAATGATGATTAAAATCATTAAAGATCCTGATTTTAAGGAAAAATATTCAAATACCCGTGAACTGGCCAATAATTTTTCATACAAAAAGATCATTAAAGAGTGGGAGGAGATTTTACATTAAACAAATATTTTTATTTTATAAATCTTATTTCTTAACGAGGTGACCCATAATGAAAATCGCCGTATTTCACAACCTCCCATCTGGTGGGGCGAAAAGAGCACTGTATAATCATGTTAATTATTTAACAAAACATCATGAAGTTGATGTCTTCGTACCATCCACAGCAAATGAAGATTATCTTCCTTTGAAAAATATTGCCAACGATATAAAGATTTTTCCAGTTAAAAATACCCGTATTGGTATTTTATTATCTTCCCTAAAATATTATTTTCATGATCAAATATCCCTTATTGATCTTGAGAAAACTCAAAAACAAATGGCTGATAATATCAATAATGGAGATTATGATATTGTTTTTTGCGAGCAGGATCAATTTACGGTTTCACCTTTTATTCTGAAGTATTTAAAAAGGCCCACCATTTATTATTGCCAGCAGCCCATTAATTTTCGTAATGAAATTGTTAAGATTCTTTTTGAAAATGCGGGTATAAAATATAAGAATATGATTGGAAATGTTCATTTAAAACTTTATGGTAGTCGAATGGTCAATTTTGACAGAGAATACATGGGTTACTCTAAATATACACTTGCCAATTCCTATTTTAGTAGAGAACTAATTTTACGCAGTTATGGTATTAATTCTTTTGTTTCTCACTTAGGTTTAGACACGACTTTATTCAAGCAAATAGATGTACCTAAAGAAAATTTTGTATTATCTGTGGGACAATGCGTACCTGAAAAAGGATTTGATTTCATAATAAAATCTTTATCGGAAATTGATCAAAGTCAACGGCCGGAATTCATTATAGTCTCTGATCAAGGGAATGATCTCTGGAGAAATTACCTCAAAGATTTGGCCACAAGATTAGGAGTGAAATTAACAATCTTAACCATGATTGATGATAATGAACTAATTACTTTATATAATAAAGCTAAATTATTAGTTTATGCCCCTTATTTAGAGCCATTTGGTTTGGTTCCTTTAGAAGCAATGTGCTGTGGAACTCCAATTGTTGCAATTAGAGAAGGGGGAGTAAGAGAAAGTTTGATTCATAATAAAACTGGAATTCTTATTGAACGTGATGTAAAACTTTTTGCTAAAGCTATCTTAGATTTGATTTCTGATGATGAACTAGCTTTTAAGTTTACTAAAAATTCCAAGAAAATCGTTAAAAATTATTGGACATTGAATCATTCAGGACAAAGATTATTAAATCATATGAAACGTGCCATGGACAATTGAAATTAAATTATAAATGAAAAATGTTCTTATATTTTTTAATATGAAACCAAATTTTTAATGAAACCAAATTCTTTAATTTTCAATCGTAAGGAACAAAATAAAAAATTGCATGCTTACCATAATTCAAATAGATTTACTTATTTAATGATAATTAGTTAAACTCACATCGGTAATATTATGGATCCTAGAAAACCCGAAATTAAGAAAAAGGAAAGTTATCCTCTTGTTTCTATCATAACTCCCACATTTAATCATGAAAAGTTCATAGGAACTTGTATAAAAACTGTTCTTAACCAAAGTTATTCTAACTGGGAGATGATCATAATTGATGACGGGTCAACTGATAGAACCGGAGCTATTGTGGCAGAATTTAAAGATGATCGAATAAAATATGTTAAACAGGAAAATATTGGTATTTGGAATCTTCATAAAACCTATAATAAAGCGTTAGATCTGTCTAAAGGAGAATTAATTGCTATTTTAGAGGGAGATGATGCTTGGCCTAGTTACAAACTGGAAGAACAAGTAAAATTTTTTGATAACGATGATGTGATTTTCAGTTGGGGGAGAAAAAATACTATCAACGATAATAATGAAGTTATTTCTTTTGATCTGGAAAATTTTGGAAAATTTTTAAATATGCCCCAAGCAGAACTTACTCGAAGACTTATTATTGCTAATTTTATTCAACCTTGTACAGTTATGATGGATAAACAGGCTTTATTATCTATTGGAGGTTTTTTGCAACATAAAGATACACCTTATGTAGATTATCCTACTTTTTTAGAACTAAGTTTGAAAGGCAGATTTTATCCTTCAGATCGTGTCTTGGGATATTGGAGGAAACATAAGGCACAGGTAACCACTAAACAGGAAACTGATATGAACAGGGCTTTCATGTTTTCAGTAGAATTTTATGAAAAATTGGACTCTTCTTTGAAAAAATCTATAAAATTTAACATGGAAAATAAACTCAAATCACAAAAAATAATCTTAAACGATCAGATCGCTGTTTCTGGAAGATTATCTCTGGTAAAGGGTGATTGGAAGGAGGCATTAACCCATTTTAAAAGTATTTTTTTCGAAAGTAGTTTAAAAATTAAAATTCAATCTTTTATAGGAATCATTTGTGCATATTGTAGAACAGATATGGAATGGTTTGCAGTGATCACGTGTAAACCTAAGATTAGGGATGCTTCAGGGGAGTGGGATACTACATTATTTGATCAGAATGGGAATTTGACTATTTTATTTAAAATTAAAATATTTACTTTGAACTTATTTTCACGTTTAAGAAATAGGCCTCTTTTACATGCTGAAGTTTAGTTATAGATTGTGCAATTTTTATTCATAAAGAATTTTTATATATAATATGAGATATCAACTTTAATTAACTTAAAATCCTTAAAAACAAAGTAAAAAGAAATCTCATTATTTATTTAATGGCCCATGAATAAACATAATAAATAAAGGAAAAATTGAGAAATTTAATGTATAACTATTTCATTTGAGATTTTAAGTAGGTTATCCTATGAGTAAAGTTAAGGTTATTGCAAAGAATGTTGGATTCCTGTTTATTTCTCAAATTATTAGTTACATCATAGGGTTTTTCATCACTTTGTATACTGCTCGTTATTTGGGTACTGAAGGATTTGGTATTTTATCATTAGCTCTTTCCATATCCGCAATTGTGGGAGTATGTTCTGATTTGGGATTCAACTCATTGATTGTTAGAGAGGTGGCAAGGGATAAAAAAGTTGGATCTAAATTCGTTACTAATGTTTTGTTAGTTAAATTAGCATTAGTTATTATTACATTTGGAATTACAGCATTAATTGTTACAGCTCTAAACTATTCAGAACTTGTAAAATCAGTTATTTATGTTATTACAATTTCAGTGATACTTGGTTCCTTTTCGGGTATATTCAATTCTATTTTTCAAGCCCACGAAAAAATGGAGTATTTGGCTTTAGGAACGATTATTAATAGTGTTTTACTGTTTATAGGTACATTTATTGGATTATATTATCATTATGGGATCATTTATTTTGCTTGGATCTACGCGATTTCGAGCAGTTTTGTTTTCATTTACATTTTTTTAGCATATATCTTGAAATTTTCGTTACCAAGTATTGGTGAAATAGATCTGGGATTTTGTTGTATCAATTTTAGAGAGGCTCTCTATTTTGGTATTACCGCAGCTTTAGTATCAATTTATTTTTATGTAGCTTCAATTCTTCTCTCAATTTTTGATAGTAATTATGCCGTTGGTGTTTTTAATGCGGCTTGGAGATTAATTTTTGTTTTTTTATTCATACCGAATGCCATCATTTTAGCACTTTTCCCTGTAATGTCTCGTCATTTCACATCAGCCAAAGATCTTTTAGAATTTGAGTATAACCAAACTTTTAAATATTTATCTGTTATATCAGTTTTTATCTTAGTATATGGATTCATTTTTGCAGAAGAGATAATTAATATCTGTTATGGATCAAATTACATTGATTCTGTAATCACTTTAAAAATTATTATCTTTGTAGTCCCCATTATTTTTTTAACAAGTTTATTCGGTAATCTTCTTGGAAGCGTTAATCGCCAACGGTTTGTTACAATTGTTGCTGTGGTAAATGCCATTATCAATGTAGCCTTTAATATTATATTGATTCCAAAATTAAGTTATATTGGTGCAGCTGCGGTTACTGTTCTAACGGAATCTATTGGATTTTTATTGATGTTTATGTATATATCTAAGTACATATTCAAGATATCAATACTGAATAACTTAATAAAAATTATATTAATAGGGATTTTTCTCTTGTTTGTCTTATATTATTTAAAATCTGAGATTTACTGGATATATTCTGCAATATTTGGTTTTATACTGTATATGGGGCTACTAATTAAGTTAAATGTAATTTCAAAAGATGATATCGAAATATTTAGAAAAAATATTTTGTGATAAAATGACCAAAAAAGAACTTATTAAAACTCAATTTGATTTCGGATGGAAAAAATGGGGAAGTGTTATTCCAGCGTATGCAAAACCTACATTAGATCATCAAAAAGGAGATATATTGGATATTGGGTGTGCTACTTGTGAGTTATACATATATTTAACTAAAAATGGGTGGGATGGTAATTATTATGGTATTGATATTAAAAAATATGAGGAATATGAGTATCCTGATGGTGCAAATTTGATAATTGGAGATCCAATGAAGATAGAATTTCCAGAAGTTGATACAATAATTTTGTATAATATTTTAGAACATTTAGATGATCCTGTTAGTTTACTTGACAAAGCAATTAGTAATAGTAAGAAGAATGTTTTAATAAACATTCCTAAACGAAATGAGGAATTATGGCAATATGGGGTTGTAGAATTTCATCAGCTTGATAAAACCCATAAACATTGTGGATTCTCAACTGAAGAAGTTTATAAATTGTGTGATTTAGCTAATGGGCATATAACAAGTTACAAAGAGCTTGTTGAAATAAAACCTGTTTTCGGTTTGGTTCAATGGGATAACAAATTAGCTAAAGTTTTCATGATCATGTTAAATCGGGGTTCCCTTTTTATATTGAATTTATTATTCTCTTCAAATAAGTTTTACAGTGATATCTGGTGTGAAGTAGTGAAAAAATGAATATTGGAATACTTTCATGGATCCTGGACATACAAAGGACCGGAATAAACAATTACCTCTATAATCTAGTTATGGCAATGATTGAAGATGGTAAATCCAGGGATATATCGCTTATTCACTTTCAAAAATCCAATGATGATATTTATAAAGAGGTAAATGAGGTTATTATTGGTTCTTCCCGTGGAAAGATTATTAATCCTTTGAGCTTATCAAAATCTCTTAAAACTAATGAAATTGATGTTTTACATTTGCCATCCCATATGTTCCCTCAGGTTAGCCCATTTTATATGAATAGTAATGTGAAAAAAGTTCTAACCATCCATGATCTGATTCCATTGTTATACAGTAAGAAACTTCCTTTTCAATATAAATTCTGGACTTTTACACTGAAAATAATTAAAAATAGGCCAGATAGCATAATTACTGATTCAATGAATACAAAAAAGGATCTAATAAATTTTCTTAAGATTCCCGAAGAAAAAATAACAGTCATTCCTCTTGCGCATAATAAAAATTATAAACCTCTTAAAAATCAATCTCTCATGAAAAAGGAACTTGAATTAAAATATAATGTTCCATTCCCATTTATTTTATATGCAGGCTCTATTGAAGTTAGAAAAAATATTTTACTATTAATCAAATCTTTTTATAAGCTCCTTAAAAAAGGAGTCAAATCAAACCTTGTATTAATTGGTTCTCCAGGATATGGTTTTGAAGATATGGTAAAAACCGTCAATGAACTGGGGCTTTCAAAAAATGTATTTTTCTTGGGATATGTCCCAGACCAAGATATGGTAAAATTTTACAATACAGCTGAATTGTTTGTATTCCCCTCATTATATGAAGGTTTTGGATTACCTCCTTTAGAGGCCATGGCTTGTGGGTGTCCAGTGATTACCTCTAACACATCTTCTCTACTGGAAGTTGTAGGAAATGCCGGATTTACATTGGATCCTAATGATTGTAATGCATTTGCAGAATCAATGTATCAAGTATTAACCAATGAAAGTTTAAAAACAGAAATGACTAATAAATCTCTAAAACGCGCTAAATTATTTAGCTGGGAAAAGACAGCAAAGGAAACATG
Proteins encoded in this window:
- a CDS encoding flippase, translating into MSKVKVIAKNVGFLFISQIISYIIGFFITLYTARYLGTEGFGILSLALSISAIVGVCSDLGFNSLIVREVARDKKVGSKFVTNVLLVKLALVIITFGITALIVTALNYSELVKSVIYVITISVILGSFSGIFNSIFQAHEKMEYLALGTIINSVLLFIGTFIGLYYHYGIIYFAWIYAISSSFVFIYIFLAYILKFSLPSIGEIDLGFCCINFREALYFGITAALVSIYFYVASILLSIFDSNYAVGVFNAAWRLIFVFLFIPNAIILALFPVMSRHFTSAKDLLEFEYNQTFKYLSVISVFILVYGFIFAEEIINICYGSNYIDSVITLKIIIFVVPIIFLTSLFGNLLGSVNRQRFVTIVAVVNAIINVAFNIILIPKLSYIGAAAVTVLTESIGFLLMFMYISKYIFKISILNNLIKIILIGIFLLFVLYYLKSEIYWIYSAIFGFILYMGLLIKLNVISKDDIEIFRKNIL
- a CDS encoding class I SAM-dependent methyltransferase; this encodes MTKKELIKTQFDFGWKKWGSVIPAYAKPTLDHQKGDILDIGCATCELYIYLTKNGWDGNYYGIDIKKYEEYEYPDGANLIIGDPMKIEFPEVDTIILYNILEHLDDPVSLLDKAISNSKKNVLINIPKRNEELWQYGVVEFHQLDKTHKHCGFSTEEVYKLCDLANGHITSYKELVEIKPVFGLVQWDNKLAKVFMIMLNRGSLFILNLLFSSNKFYSDIWCEVVKK
- a CDS encoding glycosyltransferase family 2 protein, whose amino-acid sequence is MDPRKPEIKKKESYPLVSIITPTFNHEKFIGTCIKTVLNQSYSNWEMIIIDDGSTDRTGAIVAEFKDDRIKYVKQENIGIWNLHKTYNKALDLSKGELIAILEGDDAWPSYKLEEQVKFFDNDDVIFSWGRKNTINDNNEVISFDLENFGKFLNMPQAELTRRLIIANFIQPCTVMMDKQALLSIGGFLQHKDTPYVDYPTFLELSLKGRFYPSDRVLGYWRKHKAQVTTKQETDMNRAFMFSVEFYEKLDSSLKKSIKFNMENKLKSQKIILNDQIAVSGRLSLVKGDWKEALTHFKSIFFESSLKIKIQSFIGIICAYCRTDMEWFAVITCKPKIRDASGEWDTTLFDQNGNLTILFKIKIFTLNLFSRLRNRPLLHAEV
- a CDS encoding glycosyltransferase family 1 protein, encoding MNIGILSWILDIQRTGINNYLYNLVMAMIEDGKSRDISLIHFQKSNDDIYKEVNEVIIGSSRGKIINPLSLSKSLKTNEIDVLHLPSHMFPQVSPFYMNSNVKKVLTIHDLIPLLYSKKLPFQYKFWTFTLKIIKNRPDSIITDSMNTKKDLINFLKIPEEKITVIPLAHNKNYKPLKNQSLMKKELELKYNVPFPFILYAGSIEVRKNILLLIKSFYKLLKKGVKSNLVLIGSPGYGFEDMVKTVNELGLSKNVFFLGYVPDQDMVKFYNTAELFVFPSLYEGFGLPPLEAMACGCPVITSNTSSLLEVVGNAGFTLDPNDCNAFAESMYQVLTNESLKTEMTNKSLKRAKLFSWEKTAKETWQVYEDVLQK
- a CDS encoding glycosyltransferase family 4 protein encodes the protein MKIAVFHNLPSGGAKRALYNHVNYLTKHHEVDVFVPSTANEDYLPLKNIANDIKIFPVKNTRIGILLSSLKYYFHDQISLIDLEKTQKQMADNINNGDYDIVFCEQDQFTVSPFILKYLKRPTIYYCQQPINFRNEIVKILFENAGIKYKNMIGNVHLKLYGSRMVNFDREYMGYSKYTLANSYFSRELILRSYGINSFVSHLGLDTTLFKQIDVPKENFVLSVGQCVPEKGFDFIIKSLSEIDQSQRPEFIIVSDQGNDLWRNYLKDLATRLGVKLTILTMIDDNELITLYNKAKLLVYAPYLEPFGLVPLEAMCCGTPIVAIREGGVRESLIHNKTGILIERDVKLFAKAILDLISDDELAFKFTKNSKKIVKNYWTLNHSGQRLLNHMKRAMDN